A region of Thermorudis peleae DNA encodes the following proteins:
- a CDS encoding FliO/MopB family protein, with protein sequence MPATRATSTRPSKQRGTFRVPLWLVLLLAVLAGLGIGFMTRLGAHTTGSALAAPTPTPETAFLAQGYAQLAEQDTAAGNAFSLWGLLGSLALPVLLVIVCFVLAARGLRALNRRLTQASSSSGMLLILDSLPLGNAGTLFVVQLGERVMLLGASSQQLTLLRELQPEEAQALRAALLRPGEPVSGQLARRFRDLLRSQAVPGFPQPTHLRKDTPPPSSPKPESGHYTVAPATSPSSNPPTGRFGYHPSSSTAAQR encoded by the coding sequence ATGCCGGCCACACGCGCAACCTCGACGAGGCCAAGCAAACAACGCGGCACGTTCCGCGTCCCGCTCTGGCTCGTGCTCCTTCTTGCGGTTCTCGCTGGCCTTGGGATCGGCTTCATGACGCGGCTAGGCGCGCACACGACTGGTAGCGCGCTTGCTGCTCCCACGCCGACACCTGAGACAGCGTTCCTTGCTCAAGGCTATGCGCAACTCGCGGAGCAGGACACCGCAGCCGGGAACGCATTCTCGCTGTGGGGATTACTTGGGAGTTTGGCTCTGCCAGTCCTCCTTGTGATTGTCTGCTTTGTCCTGGCTGCGCGCGGTCTGCGTGCGCTGAACCGACGCCTCACGCAGGCAAGCTCCTCAAGTGGCATGCTGCTCATTCTCGATAGCCTGCCACTCGGCAACGCCGGCACGCTCTTCGTCGTGCAGCTTGGCGAGCGTGTCATGCTGCTCGGTGCAAGCAGCCAACAGCTCACACTACTCCGCGAGCTCCAGCCTGAGGAAGCGCAGGCGTTACGTGCGGCATTGCTGCGGCCTGGTGAGCCTGTAAGCGGTCAACTCGCTCGACGCTTCCGTGACCTTCTCCGTTCACAAGCTGTTCCTGGCTTCCCACAGCCAACGCACCTGCGCAAAGACACGCCCCCACCGTCTTCGCCAAAGCCCGAATCTGGTCACTACACAGTTGCTCCTGCTACATCTCCATCATCTAACCCTCCAACTGGACGATTTGGCTATCACCCATCATCGTCAACGGCGGCACAGCGCTAG
- the fliN gene encoding flagellar motor switch protein FliN: MADHRSGMTPNEPSVQAANFVQLGEGEAGGPVHPIELLRDVEVELTAELGSTRLPIKHILGLRPGSVVELDRLAGEPVDLTINKTLIARGEVVVVDEKFAVRITEIVSPEKRLASSGQS, encoded by the coding sequence ATGGCCGACCATCGCAGCGGGATGACACCCAACGAGCCATCAGTGCAGGCGGCTAACTTTGTGCAGCTCGGTGAGGGGGAAGCCGGTGGGCCAGTTCACCCGATTGAATTGTTACGTGACGTCGAGGTAGAGCTAACTGCTGAACTCGGGTCGACCCGTCTACCGATCAAGCACATTCTTGGGCTGCGGCCTGGTTCAGTTGTCGAACTGGACCGACTAGCTGGCGAACCGGTTGACCTGACGATCAATAAGACTTTGATTGCTCGTGGCGAGGTCGTTGTCGTTGACGAAAAGTTCGCGGTCCGCATTACGGAAATCGTCTCGCCGGAGAAGCGCTTAGCAAGTAGTGGACAAAGCTGA